GCGCGGGGGCAGGGTCCGCAATTGCTCCCAGAGCGCGTCGACACGCTCCTGGAGTTCCGCCAGGGAGCCATCGTTGTCGATGATCCAGTCCGCTCCGGCACGTTTGCGCTCGGCCGGCCATTGGGCATCGATCATGGCCTGCGCCTCGGCGGGGGACAGTCCCCGGTCGCGCACCATGCGCTGGAGCCGCAGGGGTTCGGGGGAATCCACCAGGATCACACCGTCGAAGGCATGCTCGAGACCCACTTCGAAGAGCAGGGGGATGTCCGAAATGACCAGCCGGTCCCCGCGCGACTCGGCAGCCTTCACGGCCTCGGCGCGCAGACGTCCCACGGCAGGGTGCACGATAGCATTCAGCGCATCGCGGGCCACCGGATCGTGAAAGACCAGGGTGCGCATGGCTGCCCGGTCGAGCGAACCGTCGGCCTGCAGCATGCGTGCACCGAAACGTTCGACGATGGCTTC
The window above is part of the Gemmatimonas aurantiaca genome. Proteins encoded here:
- the coaE gene encoding dephospho-CoA kinase yields the protein MLHLALTGNIASGKSTVATMLATHGATIIDADRLARDAVAVGTPGLEAIVERFGARMLQADGSLDRAAMRTLVFHDPVARDALNAIVHPAVGRLRAEAVKAAESRGDRLVISDIPLLFEVGLEHAFDGVILVDSPEPLRLQRMVRDRGLSPAEAQAMIDAQWPAERKRAGADWIIDNDGSLAELQERVDALWEQLRTLPPRGPLPQRASEADTTTG